From the Desulfovibrio sp. TomC genome, one window contains:
- a CDS encoding FAD-dependent oxidoreductase: protein MSKKRIVVIGGTAAGPKAAARAKRLDQSAEVTLLQKAPELSMASCGYPYYVAGSVGQRDMLLATPAGVVRDPAFFAGAKGVAALVGTEVTAIDRAARTVAWKRAATGETGHLPYDKLILTTGSVPKVPPIPGRELAGVTTLSSLADADGLRAIAAASKGGQAVIVGGGLIGMETCEALVAAGMAVTVVEALPHILSFLDPELALLVEKHARAKGATIVTGVGISGILGQDGKVTGVRLADGRELPCSLVVMAIGVAPNVALAKAAGLTIGATGGIAVDVHMRTSDPDIYAAGDCVEVQNRLTGKPMLAPYGDLANLEGRVAGENAVLGDKATFPGTIGSGICKVFDFAAASTGLSERRAKEAGFEVVTAVNASPDIPGFMGAKPIVSKIVAEAGTGRILGFACVGAGNVNRQAAEMAMAILGGLTVDAVAMADLPYAPPYSLAIDHAIATAHIVQNKMRGLMQGQSSVAVKARLDAGETPFLLDVRGPKEFEEMRLGLGETLLPLGQLRKRLGELPADKNTPIVTYCKVSMRGYEAESVLEAAGYTNVTVMEGGLVAWPFGLEK from the coding sequence ATGAGCAAGAAACGCATTGTCGTCATCGGCGGCACGGCTGCCGGTCCCAAAGCTGCGGCCCGGGCCAAACGCCTGGACCAGTCGGCCGAGGTCACGCTGCTGCAAAAGGCCCCGGAACTGTCCATGGCCTCTTGCGGTTATCCCTATTACGTGGCCGGCAGCGTCGGGCAACGCGACATGCTCCTCGCCACCCCGGCCGGCGTTGTCCGCGATCCGGCCTTTTTCGCCGGGGCCAAGGGCGTAGCCGCCCTGGTCGGCACGGAAGTCACCGCCATCGATCGCGCTGCCCGCACCGTCGCCTGGAAGCGCGCCGCCACCGGCGAGACCGGACATCTGCCCTATGACAAGCTTATCCTGACCACCGGGTCGGTGCCCAAAGTACCGCCTATTCCTGGCCGGGAGTTGGCCGGGGTGACCACTCTGTCGAGTCTGGCCGACGCTGACGGACTGCGGGCCATTGCAGCTGCCTCCAAGGGCGGGCAGGCCGTGATTGTCGGCGGCGGGTTGATCGGCATGGAAACCTGCGAAGCATTGGTTGCGGCCGGCATGGCTGTCACCGTGGTCGAGGCCCTGCCCCATATCTTGAGCTTTCTCGATCCCGAACTGGCGCTGTTGGTGGAAAAGCACGCCCGGGCCAAAGGTGCCACCATTGTCACCGGCGTTGGCATAAGCGGAATCCTCGGCCAAGACGGCAAGGTCACGGGCGTGCGCCTGGCCGATGGCCGGGAGCTGCCGTGCTCGCTGGTGGTCATGGCCATTGGCGTCGCCCCCAACGTGGCCTTGGCCAAGGCGGCCGGCCTGACCATTGGCGCAACCGGCGGCATTGCCGTCGACGTCCACATGCGCACCTCCGACCCGGACATCTACGCTGCCGGCGACTGCGTGGAAGTCCAAAATCGCCTCACCGGCAAGCCCATGCTGGCTCCTTATGGCGATCTGGCCAACCTCGAAGGCCGGGTGGCCGGGGAAAACGCGGTGCTTGGCGACAAGGCGACCTTTCCCGGAACCATCGGCAGCGGCATCTGCAAGGTATTTGATTTTGCCGCCGCCTCGACCGGCCTGTCCGAACGCCGGGCCAAAGAAGCCGGATTTGAAGTGGTGACGGCCGTCAATGCCAGCCCGGATATTCCGGGTTTCATGGGAGCTAAGCCCATTGTTTCCAAAATCGTGGCCGAGGCCGGCACCGGGCGCATTCTCGGTTTTGCCTGCGTCGGGGCTGGCAACGTCAACCGGCAGGCGGCGGAAATGGCCATGGCCATCCTGGGCGGCCTCACCGTCGATGCCGTGGCCATGGCCGATCTGCCCTATGCCCCGCCCTATTCCCTGGCCATTGACCACGCCATCGCCACGGCGCACATCGTCCAGAACAAGATGCGGGGGCTCATGCAGGGGCAGTCGAGCGTTGCGGTCAAGGCCCGGCTCGACGCCGGCGAGACGCCGTTTTTGCTCGACGTTCGCGGCCCCAAGGAATTCGAGGAGATGCGTCTGGGCCTGGGCGAGACGCTTTTGCCGCTGGGGCAACTGCGAAAGCGCCTGGGAGAGCTGCCGGCCGACAAGAACACACCCATTGTGACTTACTGCAAGGTGTCCATGCGCGGCTACGAGGCCGAAAGCGTCCTGGAAGCGGCCGGTTACACCAACGTAACGGTCATGGAAGGCGGGCTGGTGGCCTGGCCGTTTGGCCTGGAGAAGTAA